ACCACCAACGTCAGTTTCTTCCttgattttcttcatctcattgATTCACAACAACCAACAACACGGTAACCCATATCTTTTCATAACTCAGATTCAAACCCTAACCATCAAATTCATCTCAATTTCTTCATTCCCTGCTCTTGGAAGTAAATTCATCAAAACCCCATCTCTGATATCCTTACAAACCCTAAACTACCATTAATCTCCACCAATTCTTCCATTCGTCGCCAACAATAGCAAATCCGATTTTCAAAGCAGCAGCAGAATTTTTTCTTGATTTCTTTTTCAAATCCCTTGTAACTTCCACCAGAACTTCCATTTCATTCTCGAATTGATCCAGCAACTGAGATGTTGCTCCTGTTTTCTCACTAAATTCGTCGAACTCTCTAGATTTCTCTCTGAGTAATGGTGCCGCATCTTCTTGTTTCAGGCGAGTAAGAGGAAGCAATGATGAGAGAAATTATTGCTCTCTGATTTATAGGGTAGGTGTAGGAACCAAAACTGCTATTGGCACCCCACTTTAGTGGTTATGGGATAACCAGCTCACACATGGCCTGTCGGTACCAGAGAACCGACAGCCTAGTGCTCTGTTCGAATGTCACTGCCAGTTCATTCTGCACCTCTTCCTTGTGCAACCTAGTCTGCTCCAAGTATGACTTGCCTGTGAATCAACCTTTTTGGCCTTTATGCTCCAAATGAacgttttttccttcttttgatcataatgactccattgcacctaacaaactcaaaagcaaacataagatacataatttacaagaaaagtagcaaagaaagcataaacaacagataataattaaggtgtttacaacacctatcagtgTTTTCTTAGAACTTTCcctccttttaggatttttcttgtttttctttttctagtgtatgcccgaggtcattagagagcggTCTTAGAAAAgagacactctaggtcgtttgattagtgaaaaaactagtagttcttcttgtgaaagaggggagctcgaagactcttctttgaagagccctgtttttggaaacttctgttttgagaatctgtctcttcgtgaggaaggtacctctagtacttcagttgtgccagcaatgaaaactttgaaagatttcatgtacccaactaggtccaaccgaccCTCGAGCATTTAATTGCCTGACACTACGGATAATTATGAGTTGAAACATGTTATTCTTCATAtggtccctatattcttaggaaaagatgatgaaaaaccttattttcATGtgagggattttgaggaaatatgTGGAACTATTAAGATTAAAGACCTTAGAGAAGTTCCAATGGACTCAACAAAACAagaatttgttgattttgatcccactatggactcaacaaatatGAAAATGGATGGACAAACCGACAAATTTGTgggtttgttgagtgagatggaaGAATAAGTGCGCGCGCTACGGAAGACCAGGCGAGCATGGCACAAACGCTGGTGCTTTTGGAAAAATCGCCCCTTAGTATTTCACACTACATCCTCTATATTCAAATCTCCAGCGTTTGACACAAAACCGCCAACAGCTACATCTGGAGGGCTGTAAATCCTTGGCATCCAACGGTTAaaattttgagttctataaatactctctATTTCAACTATAAATTCGCACATCTAGTCTTCTTTACTCTTCTTCTCtgagcttaaaaaaattcttcaattcttgaaAATGTTTCGTCCCTTGTTAGTTCGGCGAGCTCCgtatactaaagaagaagatgaatctatttgcagaaactatgtttttttatttactcagctttcttcagcaaactatccatgggtgaatttgtgGGCGGTTATTCACGACGGGTTCTACAGTGACACCCGTAATCCGAGTCGTCGTGTTATATGCGACATTGAAAATAGTTTTCATACAATTAAGAAATAAGTAagtgaatttgtagctttaactatACAAGTCGATTGATATagactgagaggtgaaactgatgatgaaatggtaacaagatctttggatgaatggtgaaaaagcgggggtctaacaaccacacccaatatttcgtttggcaatctgaatagacaaactccaatatactttcaagagaaacaactagacaAACATActtaatctagagaaaagtatatcaaagagatttatatatcaatctctcaattcaatcaaagaccaatgttcaaggatcaaccaatttcaatcaacaaccaaaggttggatttcccaattggtcgattcaacgcacaacctatgatatttcaattatataacaaagtataatgcggaaaagaaataacacagacaccagaagttttgttaacgaggaaaccacaaatgcagaaaacccccgagacctagtccagttttgaataccacactgtattaagccgctacagacactagcctactaccaatgaacttcggactagaatgtagttgatccctaatcaatctcacactgatcaaggtacatttccgctccttacgtctctgaaccccagcatgattctgcgcacatgattcccttagatgctctgactcacaaccaagagttgttacgacccaaagtcgaaggcttgataaaaaaatccgtctcacacagaaaattctattggaatagataaatctgtctcccaaagaaatacctacaagttatgttccgtcttttgataaatcaaggtgaacaggaaccaattgatataccggacttatattcccgaagaacagcctagaaatatcaatcacctcacaataatcttaatcgattaacgaaacaagatattgtggaatcacaaacgatgagacgaagatgtttgtgactacttttaacctaacctatcggagataaatctcaagaaaatcttagcaaagatcaTATTCAATCACGGTAGTAaaattaagatcagaacacgcaactacagagaaaatagttgggtcaggcttcacaatcccaatgaagtcttcaagtcgttaacctacagggtttcgtgaaaaaactaaggttaaaggagaatcgactctagtcgcaactagtatcacacataaggtgtggggattaggttttccagttgcgagagttctcatttatatagttttcaaatcaggtttggaatctaagttaccttggtaacaaagcattcaatattcaccgttaaatgaaatcctgattagattcaagctaatatctttcaaccgttagattgaacttagcttgttatacacaaatgaaatgtaacctcatttaggtttatataaccgtacctaaacatgtacaccatgatggctcaaccgtagttaaccgaggttagctatatgaacactttcatatcaaccttattcatcttaaccataactagttcaaatgactaaaatgaaactagttaaagagttgttcaattgctattgtctcatagaagtatacaagaacacaattgaagcaaaatcggtttgattcactctaatcaattcatgaacttatagccacggtttgcaaagaatgcattccttattatataaatgtatttgttcatgtcacaaccgattttagaactttaaccgctcaagtatgcaaatgggtacgcatagatgaatagccggaccaagtttgattttcgccagtatgcggacgggtacgcatacctccaaacccaacAAAAATTTCTGGTCATAAACATACGCCAGTTTACGTACGGGTACGCGCAATTAGGTTCtgagacttctcaaaccaacaggtaagcatacgggtatacatactatggttcccggacatggatcacatatatgcaagagtgcacaacatgtttataatccaatgttggttaagtgttttaaactcttatttcaatcattgaaactttcttagaggattacaatagccgttttcacacactattatcatcaaagaaattttcaagttattgaaataatcataacgaaacattccaagtctacaccaaatgattgtatcacccaaaccatgtaagatgttactcggcgattttcacatgatcttttgacttttgtcaagaatataagatgaacttggttgaagcaaaagcttaccaacacatatttcgagaaatatgtaagcgagttaaactcaactcgaaatctcaaatgtgcataaacgaaaaccatatagtaatatgacttatgtctcaatatagaagatagagtagaaatagactttccaagtgatagatgagttttagtctccacataccttttgttgatgaagttccacaagctcgccttagtagttcttcgtcttcaattgatgaacgccgtgaagtctaaactacacaatctatcttagtccgagacattactataagtagactagaaataaatacttatagttttgatcactaacattgacaaacaagcttgagatagcaacgcttgcgagttcgatcgagcagtgctctaacaaatggtgaagatggaaaaatatggcttttcctttcgaaaaatgttacgaaatccttaaggtgttgaacagtttcaaccccttctttgtaGTTGTTGTTCCACATAGTACTTCTCATCAGTGAAGCTAATATAGTCCGCCGTAATTTAGTGAAACTAATGTAAAACacttaattttaaacatatgtaatttcatttaattcagaccttcgtacttttaaaactagaattacaaatgtagcagaattaaaaattacaatctCTCTAACGTCGCGCATCGGTAGCTCTCCAATTGTTATCTTCTGGAGTCAAGAATTCTCCAAGACCTGGGATATCCCCACTTGCCAACATATTAAATAAATTTTCATAAGGTGATAAAACTGATTGAAGAACATTAGGCGATTGGAAAGCATTAGGCGATTGGATAACACTAGAAGATTGGAAAGAACTCGGTTGTTGGAAAGCACTCAGTGCATTCGGTCCTGCAAGCATATAAGATGTTTGTTGTCGTGATAGTAGTGGTGTAACATTGTAGTAATCATTTGGGTTTTAGAGCAAGAATGATGAGAAAATGCGGCTaggtgataagcacgtatgtacTACATttatgcccatatttatattaactagaaCTCCATATTTTAGCTAATAATATTATTCTAATGTTTCTAAAGAAGTCCGAGCGAATTCAATCATTTGAAAAAATAATAGCTAAAACTGGAGGACAAATTGGCATTTGCCACTGGTGGCACCGGAAGAAGAGACTTCATGTTTATAGGGTCACCTGTTTCACGATCAGAGAAGGACACGAATGAAAACAAAGAATCTTCTTTGTTTAACTCAAGCACCTGAACCCAGCATATTGATAAGTGGGATGTGCCATTTCATTACCACATTTACAGTTGTGGTCCATGTGAACATCAACAGCATCTCATTTCCACTTAAACAAATGGTCTCAAGCAGGAGGGGCGTGGCAATTATCTAGCAACATTTCTTGGAGGCATCGAACGTGTTTTGTGCAGAAATGTGGTGACTTGAAGCAGCTGCGTCTTCTTTATACACATCTGATTTGAAATTCACAGAGAATTAGAATGGAGTAACTATTGGCTCATTTCTGGTAAGGTGTTGGGCTAGTTTTGTTCCGAGGAAAAATCAGCAATGGAGAAGATCGTGTTGTTACTGAATAACGGTTTGCTAGGCATGAATGATGTGGGTTATATATTCCAGAACTGGCATTGGTTAATGGCGTACTGCTGTCTCGATCGCAACAGCAACGACGATGGTGTTTGGGGCTTTCTGTATGCAACCCTAAAATGAGTTTGAGAAGAATGGAGTCGGGCTGGACTTCAGAGTGATGCTGTTTTGAGCAGCAAGTTCGCTGGTGACGATTTGAGGCCGAGATGGAGATTCCGTGGACAGATAGTTTTTGGCAGTGGCAATGTTTACTCGAATAAGGACTCGATGACAGAGAATGGGATGGATCTCTCTGTATGGGAAAGTGCATGGTTTTGTATTATGAACTGTAGTTTTCGATTGCGCCTGATGGGGTCGGTGTACAAAGCTTTTATGTGAATGAAGGTGACAGAGAAGGACTGGTGCAGAGAAGAAGGAGATTGTGACTGTTTTCGTGCGACTCTAGAGATGTTGATGCTGATTGGGTATGTTGCTGCCATGGCCGTAGCCTAGGGAGGTTCAGGCTGGTGGTGTTTTGGTTACACGCTGCAGGTGCTGCTACTTAGTTCCATTGATCGAGAGAATCGTGGCTGTCGTTGATGGAGACTGTACGTGGGAGTTTACTGGTGATTGAATGGGAGATGAGAATTGGCAGTAAACAAAGTTTGCCATGAGTTGGGTGATTATGTACAGATTTGCTGCCCGTAATTAATAAGAAGAACTGATGGAGGAAACGAAGAAGACAGTAAAGAAGCTAAGTGATGGTTGTGCTCGTTGGTTTGTACTATGAACTGTTGGTCGCAGAATGAAAGAAGATGACAGCAAAAATCTTGGATCGAAACTGGTGGTGATAAAGCTCAGACGGACAGAAGATAGAGATGTGTGTAGTGGTTGAGTCACTTGCAAGCAGTCTGCTGAAATGATGCTGGTATGAATTGGTGATGTGGCCGGACGACGGACCTTAGCTGGACAGGGAATGGTAGATGTGGCCGAGGTTTAGAAAGGTGCTGTTTATTGGATTGGGCCTTTGTCAATTTGCTAGGTCGTAATTCATCTCTTGGTAGCATAGAGTTTTTTCGAACGACGTGGTTAACCGGAGTTTCTGATTGATTCTGGTCCCACCATTCTAAATTTCAACCAATAGAATTTCAAGAAAATTTTTTGGGCCCACGAAATATTATTTAGCCAATCACAATTTTCGAATTTCaacattaccaaaaaaaaaaaacaatttcatcatgataaaattaaataaaattgtacacaaaaatatggagaaggtaCAACCACATCGTCACTAGGAACGTGGTGCGACATTGTTCGTCTTCTGCTTTGGTTACAACGGTGAACTGCCTTCTACCCATGATTGCAGAGATGGAAGGTACATCCATTTGTGATGTTGCTGAATCAACTGTTGAAAAGTGGGAAAACATGGTATCTACATgtgaatccatggagttcaacgtgAGCTGGTTGCGGAAGCACCTTGACATTGTCAAAGTTGATCGAGATGGTATCGTTGCCAATGTCGTTTCCGCTGCAAAAGCTATCTTGGAGGAGGAAAAGGCCTTGGCTGCGGAATCTGAGAAGGTGGAACAGGCAATCCAGAACTTGAAGAGTAGGGCCGAAAGGTATCAAGATAGGctgaaaatgatgctttcaaggaactacaactTGCTGGATGGCCTTCTCTGAGCCATAccattattttattgttttttgaaTAAGTAGGCATGGAAACGTTTGATTGTTCTCTTTTTGTCTTGGGTTTTGAACATTGTTTTCTGGAAAACGAATTGCATTCGGTTTTGGTGAGTTTACATTCATACGTCTTGACTAAtgaaaaaagaaattttgataACTCAGATATGAGAGTTATAAGAAATGCCTGACTGACGGTGTCATAAGATTGTGAGAGACGGAATAAGGATTAGgtgtagtatgccttgagccattttccattgatgactgcctccaattttcctccatcctctttgacaatcttgtagtacccactgttatAGGCTCTGGTGATCAGgtaaggaccttcccattttgTGGAAAACTTTGGTGcggacatatcttgttgaatatgCTTGGCTGTCTTTAATACCAGATCTCCTATTTGAAAAACTCGAGGTTTTACAACTTTATCGTATGCTCTGGAGATCCTCCTTCCGTACGCCTGAGCATGCTCTTCTGCCTTAATTCTCCTGGAATCCAAAGTGTATAATTTCTCTATTCTGGAGCTCGATGCTTCAGTCTCATTCCATTGAACTCcacttgctgctgcaatcctAGCTGACGGGATTTGGATCTCTGCTGGGAGAATTGCATCTGCGCCATAGACAAGTGAATAAGGAGAAACTCCAGGTGCCGCCCGATATGCCCACAGTGCCATTGGCAATTGTTCATGCCACGTCCTGGGGTTATCATGCACCAttcgactgagaatccgaatcaaagtcttgttggtgctttcggcTTGACCATTCCCCTGAGGGTAGTAAGGAGTAGAGAAGGCTTGCCTAACTCCATATTATTCAAGTAACTCTCATACTTGTTTGTTGGCAAAGGGAGTACCATTATCAGTAATGATGTGCTTAGGTACACCAAACCGACAAATGATGTATTCCTTAATGAATGCTGCAATAGTCGCTCCAGTGGTTCCTcggagaggaatagcttcgacccatttggtaaagTACTCTATCGCGGTTATGATATACTCATGCTGCTTCGACGATGGTGGATTGATTTTTccaat
The nucleotide sequence above comes from Papaver somniferum cultivar HN1 chromosome 8, ASM357369v1, whole genome shotgun sequence. Encoded proteins:
- the LOC113305572 gene encoding protein NYNRIN-like, which codes for MEDDAATFVQKFHECQTHGNLIHTPCTPLHSVSSLWPFYSWGLDIIGKINPPSSKQHEYIITAIEYFTKWVEAIPLRGTTGATIAAFIKEYIICRFGVPKHIITDNGTPFANKQGNGQAESTNKTLIRILSRMVHDNPRTWHEQLPMALWAYRAAPGVSPYSLVYGADAILPAEIQIPSARIAAASGVQWNETEASSSRIEKLYTLDSRRIKAEEHAQAYGRRISRAYDKVVKPRVFQIGDLVLKTAKHIQQDMSAPKFSTKWEGPYLITRAYNSGQDV